The Hypomesus transpacificus isolate Combined female chromosome 2, fHypTra1, whole genome shotgun sequence genome window below encodes:
- the vwde gene encoding von Willebrand factor D and EGF domain-containing protein — MRMGIRRFFFPASMKIGLAFLVSLIAFVGICAARSDAPRGVAVPFVFDPRAICNPSCKHAGICIRNNTCFCSRGYEGETCQYANCYPKCKNGGECLRPGKCRCPPGFGGKYCHKVTCDGGCWNGGDCIAVNGVAKCICPSSWTGSKCQEAICPQGCRNEGSCVAPGICSCPEGWLGGACHTAVCSHPCLNGGKCVSPETCRCRPPFSGKRCEKKKKVF, encoded by the exons ATGAGGATGGGGATTAGACGCTTCTTCTTTCCAGCTTCTATGAAGATAGGACTCGCCTTTCTGGTCAGTTTGATTGCGTTCGTCGGTATCTGCGCCGCGCGTTCAGATGCTCCTCGAGGAGTCGCGGTACCATTCGTTTTTGACCCCAGAGCAATTTGCAACCCTTCATGCAAGCACGCAGGGATCTGCATCAGAAACAACACTTGTTTCTGCTCGCGGGGTTACGAGGGAGAGACCTGCCAGTATG CAAATTGCTATCCTAAATGCAAGAATGGGGGAGAGTGCCTCCGCCCAGGGAAATGCAGATGCCCTCCTGGATTTGGGGGGAAATATTGTCATAAAG TGACTTGTGATGGCGGGTGCTGGAATGGAGGGGATTGTATTGCTGTCAATGGAGTAGCCAAATGCATTTGCCCCTCAAGCTGGACTGGCTCTAAATGCCAAGAAG CAATTTGCCCCCAGGGGTGCAGGAATGAGGGCAGCTGTGTGGCCCCAGGAATCTGCAGCTGTCCAGagggctggctggggggagCCTGCCACACTG CTGTGTGCAGTCATCCCTGTCTGAACggggggaagtgtgtgtctcCTGAAACATGCCGCTGCCGCCCACCTTTCTCCGGAAAGCGTtgtgagaagaagaaaaaggtgTTCTAA
- the tmem106ba gene encoding transmembrane protein 106Ba produces MGKSHSHLAKQKDEDPLTATQEYTDTSNDEDGKNGDVSQFPYVEFTGRDSVTCPTCQGTGRIPRGQENQLVALIPYSDQRLRPRRTKLYVSVSVSVCLLLSGLAVFFLFPRSIDVSYVGVKSAFVSYDQDRRIVYLNITNTLNITNNNYYAVSLTNITAQVQFSKTVIGKAKISNVTTIIPLDQKQIDYMVPTIIADEMSYMFDYCTLQTIKVHNIVVMMQVTVTTTYFGHAEQVSQEMYQYVDCGGNTTSLHGHVQVYQ; encoded by the exons ATGGGCAAGTCACACTCACACTTGGCCAAGCAGAAAGATGAGGATCCCCTCACGGCTACTCAGGAGTACACAGACACTTCTAATGATGAGGATGGAAAAAATGGAGATGTATCTCAATTCCCCTATGTTGAATTCACTGGCAGAGACAGTGTCACATGCCCCACATGCCAGGGCACTGGTAGAATCCCACGAG GCCAAGAGAATCAGCTTGTGGCTTTGATTCCATACAGTGACCAAAGGCTAAGGCCAAGAAGAAC AAAACTCTATGTCAGTGTTTCCGTGTCCGTTTGCCTACTGCTGTCTGGTCTGGCAGTGTTCTTCCTTTTCCCTCGCTCTATTGATGTCTCCTACGTGGGGGTGAAGTCTGCTTTTGTTTCCTATGACCAGGACAGGCGGATCGTCTATCTCAACATCACA AACACTCTGAACATCACCAATAACAACTACTATGCTGTATCACTGACCAACATTACAGCTCAAGTGCAGTTCTCTAAGACAGTCATTGGAAAGGCTAAAATTAGCAATGTTACAACCATAATACCACTGGATCAGAAACAG ATTGACTACATGGTCCCGACCATCATTGCTGATGAGATGAGTTATATGTT CGACTACTGCACTTTGCAGACCATAAAAGTGCACAACATTGTTGTAATGATGCA GGTGACTGTGACCACAACCTACTTTGGGCACGCCGAGCAGGTATCCCAAGAAATGTACCAGTATGTGGACTGTGGGGGTAACACCACCTCATTGCACGGACATGTGCAGGTTTACCAGTAG